ATGAACAATATCATACTTCTTAAGAAGACTCGGCAAAATTTCAAAAATTAAGTTATTCATGCTCACTGCACCCTGGCTTCCACCAGTAATAAAAATTTGCGGTTTAGCATTGTAGGAAGTCTTGCGTTTCGTGTTCGAAATAGACTTGCGAACTATTAAACCGGAATAAATCGCATTAGGGGGAAGTTTTTCAGAATATATCGAGAGTGGAAAACTTAAAAAAACTTTTGAGGCCCTGTTTAAAAACAGTTTATTGGTTAGGCCAATAATTGAATCTGATTCATGTAAAGAAAAGGGAATTCGAAGCAAATTTGCGTTTGACAACACTGGTAAGGCACAGAATCCACCCTTGGAAAATATACTTCTTGGCCTGAAATAAACGAGCAAAATAAAAGATTGAATAAAACCGACGATAAGCTTCAGCCCTTCCCAAAAGTTAATTAGCGAGAAACGTCGGTGCAATTTTCCCGATAAGATTTTAATACTTTTAGTGTTTTTAAAAAGTTCCAATTCGATTTTTGAACCAGAATGAAAAATTATTGGTTCCGCGCCATTCTCTCTCAACTCATCATATATTTCCAAAACTGGCAAGGCATGGCCTCCAGTACTTGAAGATATTAAAATTATTCGTTTTTTTCGCATGCTTAAGCCTCTTTAGAGATGTTAACCAGTATACCTGTTGCCGCCATTAAAAACAATAAGGACGAGCCTCCATAACTGATAAACGGAAGAGGAATTCCAGTAAGCGGAAGAATCGAAAGCATGGCACCGATATTGATGAATGCCTGCCAGAAAAACCATGTGGTAATTCCGATCGCCATTAAAGACGAAAATTTATCTGGAGCATTTTTAGCTATTTTATATCCGCGAAGTGCAACAAAACCAAAAATCAAAACAAATAAGGCACTGCGAAAAAAACCCAACTCCTCGGAAATGATTGCAAAAATAGAATCGGTATGGGCCTCGGGTAAATATAAATATTTCTGCCGGCTTTGCCCAAATCCCAAGCCAAACAATCCCCCAGATCCAACAGCAATTAGGGCGTTTCGAATGTGGTACCCAGCACCAGAAGCATCAGAGTTAGGATTGATAAATGCAGTCAGTCGTTCTAGCCGATATGGCTCAAGCTTAATTGCCAGATAGACCAACAAGGCTCCTATTCCACCGCCAAATGCAATATTTTGCAACGAAACACCAGACATAAAAAACATTGCAGCGGCAATTCCCAACATAACCGTAAGAGTTCCAAGATCCTTCTGGACCAACATGATTAAAGAAATTACAATCATCACAATAAAAAATGGAATAGTCAAAGAATCAATTTCAGAATCCTTCTTTTTGGAAAACCAGCTTGCCAAATAAATTATTAATGTTATTTTTGCCATTTCAGCCGGCTGGAAAGAAGCTGTACCCAAACCTATCCAACGCTGCGCAGTATTTCCTTCTGAAAATCCTACAAAAATCGGTAATAACAGAAGCCCAATGGTAACATACAACATATATTTGCTATATTTTTCCCATACCCGGTAATCAATCGCCTGAAAAATTGTCCAGGTAATAAGGCCGAGTATAACAAACAGCACTTGCCTTGAAAGCCAATATTTGTCAGTAATGCCATTTGTGACCTGGAGAGAATAATATTTGGAAACAGAATAAATCATGATAAGCCCAAATAAAACCAAGGCAAAAATCACGATTGATAACACATAATCAGATCTTTTTTTTCTGAAATTTACTCTGCTTTTCATTTGGCTTGAGCTATCATTTCTTTAAATTTATTCCCTCGATCTTTATAGTTTTTGAACATATCAAATGATGCGCATGCTGGTGAAAAAATGATTATGCTACCCGGTTTTGCGATTCTCAAAGATTCAAAAATTGCTTTTTTAAAATCATGATTCGCGCAAACAATTTCACCAGGAAAATTATATTTTTCAAGGCTATTTTTGATTTTTTTAGCTTCGTCTCCAATAAGTACAACCCCGGCAACGTTGCCATGAACAATTTTTTCCGCAAGTTCATCAAAATTTGCTCCCTTGCTGCTGCCGCCTAAAATCAAAATTTTTTCTGAAGAAAAAGAATTTATGGCAGCCATTGTTGGATCCGGATTAGTAGCAAAAGAGTCATTGTATATTTTTACACCATTGATTTCCCGAACAAATTCGAGTCTGTGGGGCAAAGGATCAAAATTTTTTACACCATCTCTTATTTCGTCAATGCTAGCGCCGGCAAGCATAGATGTAATAGAGGCAGCAGCCACATTTTCTAAATTGTGCCGACCGACTAATTTTATTTCATCAGATCCGCAAATAATCTCTTCTTTGTCATCGATTCGTAATACAACCTCATACACATCATTTTGATCTTCTTTTGTTCGTAGTTTGGCATTTGGATTTTGCAGTTTTCTAATAAATGCGCCCTCATCCACCGAATTTTCACCTGAAAAATAGTACGTTTTTCCAGAAGTTAAGCTTGCAAACTCAAACGAAGTTAAATAATCCTGATTAATAACAGCAAAGTCATTTTTGTTTTGAAATTTTACTATAGACTCTTTTGCTTCGTGATATTCATTTTCATCTTTGTGATAATCCAGATGGTCGATAGAAATATTTGTGATTACAGCTATATGTGGACTTAAATTTAAGTCTTGAAGCTGGAAACTTGAAAGCTCTAAAATTGCTGTATCTACTTCGGAAATTTCATCAATTAATGAAATTGCCGGATGCCCAATATTTCCGGCAAAAAAAACTTTATTTATGTTTCCGGATTTTTGATCCCAAAGGGACTCCTTCGGGGTTTTCTTCTTTAATATATCGTATATCAAGGAAGCAGTGGTCCCCTTTCCCTTTGTCCCAGTTACTCCAATTATACTTGCCGGGCACAATTCAAAGAAAAGTTTAATCTGACTGGATATCTCGACGCCATTTGCTTTGGCTTCTTGAATTTCTGGGCTCAAATATGGAATCCCGGGAGAGCGGAATATGACATCAAAGCGTTTTAAATTAAATAAATATTCTTTACCAAAAATTTTCGAAAAAGTTGGATTGTCAAGAATTTCAGAAATTCCAGGAAGGTCCTGATTCTTCCGAAGATCATCTTCTTCCTTCTGGTCAAGCAGGGTTACACTTTCACACTTATTGACAAGAAAAGCTGACAGGGCGACGCCCTCAATGCCCAAACCCAACACTGCCACCTTTTTGTCTTTAAAACGGAAGTTTTTCATAGTTCTATTTTATCTCAAATTCACTTTATATTTAAGAGTAAACGCTATTTTCCAGTTCCAAGAAGGGCAATGACCAAGCCGGCAATCGTTGAGACAGCTCCAATAATCCAAAAACGCATTGTGATCTTATATTCGGGCCACCCAATTGCTTCAAAATGATGGTGAATTGGCGATGATAAAAATATTTTTTTGCCATTGCGAAGCTTCTTCGATAAAAATTGGACAATAAAACTTAAGCCCTCAATTGTAAAAATGAGCGTAATAATGGGAAGAACTATGACGGAATTAGTCAGAAAAGCAATTACGCCAAGGGTTAATCCTAGTGCCATCGAACCCGTGTCTCCCATAAAAAACCTCGCTGGTGGAATATTGAACCACAAGAATGCCAAGAGTGCACCCATCACTGTGCCGCAAAAGGCAGCCAACTCTACCTTACCTTGTGTTAGGGCAATGACAGCATAGGCAAAATACGCTAAAGCGAAAATGCCACCAGCCAGCCCATCCAGGCCGTCAGTTTCATTTGATGAAAATGCCATCCACACCAACGCAATGATAAAGAGAGGAATGTACCAGGCCCCAATCACATAATCACCAAAACCGGGCACATGAATGCTGTCCCAGCCCAATTTTACATAAAACCACCAAGCGCCCGTTGCTGCAATTACCGCATATAATAAAAATTTGTCTCTAAATCGCATACCACCACCATTTGGTCCTTGTCCTCGAATGTTCATAAGGTCATCAACAGCCCCCACTATTCCGGTAGCAACAAGACAAAAAAGTGGTAACCAGGTTGCCGATCTTTCAAGATTAAAAATTAGGGTAAGAAGTGCCGTAGTTACCCAAATCAAAATTCCTCCCATTGTAGGAGTTCCGGCCTTTTTGGCGTGGAGCGAAGCCATAATTGGCGCATTCTTACTTTCTCGAATTCTTTTTCCGAGGTTATTTTTATACAAAAAATTTGTAAAAACCGGTGTCCAGGCTACCGCAATCAAAAAAGAGATCACCGATAACCATAGAAGACGAGTGAGGTCCGGAATAAAAATTTTGATAATTTCCATATGTGATTCTCCTTTACCGATCCAATATATCAGAGGAACTAATCTTATGGAAGGGGTTAGTTCGAAGGTTTATTGGGCACTAGTTTATAATAATAATTTACTAAAAAATTTCCAATTTGCCCCCAAACCGGTGCCGAGGTTGACTCTGCATATGTCGCGGCTTTGGGTTTATCTAGCTTAACCAACATTACAAATCTCGGATCGTTTGCAGGAGCAAAACCCATGAATGAATGGTTGAAAATTCCCTCTTCATACCCCCCTTCTGGCTTAGGAACTTGGGCAGTTCCTGTTTTGACAGCAATTTCAACCCCGGGAATAGCTGCCTTTTGATCATGCCCTGTGGCAAAAACCGATTTTAACATTTCCGTCACTTGTGCTGCGGTTTCAGTTTTTACAACCTGCTTTCCTTCTGTTTTCTGAATCTGAGTTTCAGTGCCATCAGAATTAAGTATTTTATCAACAACATGCGGGTAAATATATTTGCCCTTGTTGGCAATCGCAGTGTAGGCACAAACCATTTCAAGCGGAGTTACAGAAACACCCTGGCCAAATGCAATAGTTGCCCGGTTAATATCCTGCCATTGCTTGAAAGGCGGGACAGAGCCTTCAACTTCCCCGTCAAGGTCTATGTTTGTTTTATTCAAAATATTAAATTCATTTAAATATTTATAAATATTATCTTTACCTTCTTTTTCAGAAACCCACGCCATACCAATGTTATCTGAATTTTGAATGATCTGAGACATATTTTCTGTACCAAACGCTTTCCCCTCCGCTGTATGAATTGTATATCCGCCAATCTCGACCTCGGATCCAAAAGTTTCTGTTGTGTCGGGAGTAACCGCACCGCTATCAAGCGCGCCTGCCATCGTGATCGGTTTCATAATGCTGCCAGGTTCATAGAGCCCGGAAATTGCCGGGTTCATAAAAATATTTGAATTGTCTTTTGCTACTATTCGATATTGGTTCGGATCATAACCGGGTTCATTTGCCATGGCCACAATCCCGCCCGTCTTAACATCCATTATTATAATTGTTCCTGAATCGGCTTGATATTTAGTGAGTGACTCTCTGAGCGTCCGCTCAACATAATACTGCACAGACCGATCTATAGTAAGGACATAACTGGTTCCATCCTTCGGATCCTTTTGTTCAAGAAGATTAATCACTCTCCCTAACGTGTCTTTTTCTCCAATGGTCTGCCCTGATGTTCCTTGCAGCTCTTTATCATAATGCCCCTCAAACCCATAATTTCCTTTTCCCTCAGCATTCACAAAACCAAGAAGCTGAGACGCCAAGGTTAATTCAGGATAATAACGGCTATATTCCGGCATAATAAAGACTCCGGAAAATTTTTTAGCCTTTATCTGATCCGAAAGTTCGTAACTCATACCCTTTTTAATTGGAGGAACGTACAATTTATCGTTATTGATCTCATCAAAAATTGTTTTACTATCCACCCCGACCAGAGCACTGAGCTCATCCGCAGTTTTTTCCTTATCTATCACTTGTTTAGGCACAACCCAAAGGGAAAAAGATTTTACATCAAAAGCCAGCGGATAAAGAGAATCCTCTCCTCCGATTGAGTCGTGAACATAGATTCTTCCGCGTTGTGCGATATCAGTCGTCTCAAAACGTTGTTGGCCTTCTGCGAGTGCAATATATTCGCTGTGTTGCAAAATTTGTTTTTCAAACATCCGCCACAAAATCACCGCTACCATAATTACCGCGAGTACGCTAATAACTTTAAAGCGGTTTATCAATTTATTTTGTGAATTCATATTATCTAAGAGCCACTGCCCTGTTTGCTTCGTTCAAATAATCAACACTGGTTACCGGGGTCATTGGCTGTTTTTCAATATTCGCATCGATTTGATTCAATGAATTCAGCCTGGCTTTTTCAACCTCCAGCTGTTCTTTTTGGAGTTCTAGGTCAGTTGATTTGCTAGTAAGATCACGAATCTCAATACTCCTGTTTGCCCCAGCCGTTGATTGGGTCAAATATACTATTGCAAGGATGGCAAAAATAGCAATACTGATAAATTTTATAGCTGTAGAACCGATTTTTATTTCTTTTTTAATCGCTCTCTTTTTGACACCAACACTGGTCTCACGGCTACCTGTGATAGTTAAAATTCTGCCCACGAAATCTCCTTTTGTTTTGGATTTTAATTTTTTAGTCAGCAGCCAAATTTTTGTTTTTGATAGTATCGCTTTTGAAATTTCGCTGTTTGTTTGAAAATCCACTTTAGATCGTGGAGATCATGCCTTTGCCCCTCCTTTGTCCTCCTCCGTATCCCAAACGAGAACGGGCGTAAGCTTTTTTGGTGGCTGCTGACTAAAAACTTAAAATCCAATTTCGGAAAGATTTTCGGCAATATCATCCGAATTATCTTCCATTTCTTTTTTAAAGTTCTTCCAAGTATCTTCTGGCCATACTTCGATTCTGTTAAACACTCCCGCAACAACGGCTTTAGTCTTGATCCCAGCATATTCCTTGAGGTATCCCGGGAGAATAATTCTGCCGGCGCGATCCAGTTTTGAATCTGTAGCTCCGGAAAGCATGAGCCTTGAAAAGCTTCGGGCATTTTTTTGTGTGAGCGGTAATTCTGCGATCTTACCCGCCAACTTTTCCCACTCGGCGATGGAATATATCCACAGGCAATGATCTAAGCCACGAGTAACCACGCACCCCTCCGAAAGCGATGCACGAAATTTGGCCGGTATTGAGAGCCTGCCTTTTTCATCAATCGAGTGTGTGAATTCGCCAATGAACATGTTAGAAAATTTCCAATGATTAAAAGCTGAAAGCTACAAGCTGACAGCTGATTTTCGTTGACACGAAAACCAAGGCCCTCTCTTTGCCTGTAGGTTGTGAAGTTGCATTTTTGTTTACCTCGAGAGACTTTGTCTCGAGAGGTTGAATTTTTGTTTTTTGATATTTTCTGTGAGCTTTTGTGGAATGCTTCTGTGATCGATTACTCCCACTTTTTCCCACTTGTTCCCATTTTAGTCCGATATATATTGCTGGTCAATATAAAAAGCCCACAAATTTCCAAAAATCTGTGGATAATATATGCTACGAGCTAATTCATTAGTCTGGATTTATATTTTTAAAAAAGATTCTATTACCGGAATATTATCTTCAATTAAAAAATTATCAAATTTTTACTTACAATTTTGACTTTTGAGTTTGAGAAACTATTTTAATTTTCCGCAAATATGTTCTGTAACTTTATCAATGGCGACCCGCTCCTGTTTCATTGTGTCGCGATCGCGAATTGTGACTGAATTGTCTTTTAAGGAATCAAAATCAACCGTCACGCACCAAGGGGTCCCGATCTCATCCTGCCTTCTATACCTTCGACCAACCGAGCCTGATTCGTCATAAAACACATTGAGCCCTGCGGCCTTAAGCTCATCCGATATCTTCTTGGCAACCTCTGGAAGCCCCTCTTTCTTCATGAGTGGGAAAACGGCAACTTTCACCGGTGCTAGCTTGGGGTGCAAACGTAGGGTCACCTCGCCGGATTCGCGGCCATCCGATCCATCGGATTCATCATAGGCATCACAAAGGAAGGCGAGCAGTGCCCGGTCAATTCCCATCGAAGGCTCAACTACATACGGAATGAAGCGTTTGCCGCCTTGTTCATCGAAATACGAAAGATCTGTGCCTGAGAACTTTGTGTGTTGTGAAAGATCGAAATCAGTTCGCTGGGCAATCCCGGCAAGCTCAGATTGGCCAAACGGATATTTATATTCGATATCAGACGTGCCGATCGAGTAATGCGACAGCTTCTCCTTCGGGTGTTCGTATATAGCTAAATTGTCCTCTTTGATGCCGAGATCGGTGTAGAAATGTTTTACCGCATCGATCCAGGTAGTGTACCACTTTTTAGATTCCTCTTTGTCAGGCGTGATGAAATACTCTATTTCAGCCTGCTCGAACTCACGCGTACGGAAAATATAGTTGCCAGGCGTGATTTCGTTCCTAAAAGCCTTTCCGATCTGGGCGATACCGAATGGGATTTTTTTTCTCGACGATTCAGTCACGTTTTTGAAGTTGACGAATATACCCTGGGCAGTCTCACCACGCAGATATGTGAGGGTAGAGCTGTCTTCTACAGGACCCAGGAATGTCTTTACGAGAATATTGAAACTCTTCTCCTCTGTAAGCTCGCCGCCGCAATCCGGGCAAACGTCTTTCTCGAGCTGATCGGCTCGGAATCTGTGATGGCACTTTTTGCACTCACGAAGAGGATCGGTGAAGCCTGATCCTGTGTGACCAGAAGCCTCCCAAACCTTCGCATTCATGATTATACCTGCATCGAGACCGACCATATCTTCGCGTGAAGTGACAAATTTCCTCCACCATTCGTCTTTCAGATTCCGCTTCATCTCCACGCCCAAGGGGCCAAAGTCGTACACTCCGCCGATTCCGCCATATATCTCGGAAGATTGGAATATAAATCCCCTTCTCTTGCAGAGCGAAATGATCTTATCCATTTTATCTCGAGAAGCGTCAGCGACGAGAGACGATTCCATATTTTCTTTGGCCATTTTAGGTCCTTTTGCTATTTCTAGATTCAGAATATCATTTTATTGCCAAATTCACAATCTATAGCTATTTACCTTGACTATTTGCCGGTTTTATGATATCGTGCTTACGCACCCATAGGGTGACTACTGAATTGCCAAGGAGGCAAACCGCTATGCCAGTTAAAACGTCGCACCTCAGAACCCCGTACGTCAGGCAGTTTCTCCAAGCGTTCGACATGGACCTCGGGTTACTAGATGACCTCGAGGCACTCGTCGAAGCCTGCTCGAGCCGCAACAAGCGCTTCGAGAGGGGCATGGACAAGGTCCGCTTCGAGTTCGAGCGGGACCAGTCCAAGTGGAATCAGTCCCAGTTGGATGCTATCTTCACGCTCTCCGAGCGTTGGAGAATGCGCCATGGGGAGACTCCCTTCAAGGAAGGGTCTTCCTACGACTTGATCGTTACTATGGGCGGAGCCAGACTCTCTCCGTGGCAGCGCGGTGCCTATGCCGCCTTGGCAATGTCCGAGGGTCGTGTGAAGGCTAGTACCTTGGTCATCGGCGGATCCAAACGGCACCTGCCGATGGCAGAGCTTCCGTTCATCACCGACTACGTCGATGTTGAGCGGCTGGTGTCCGAACGCAACCACCAGACCTTCTTGGTCGGCGGCGAAGAGAAATCGTGCATCACTGAGCATGACCTCTGCCTGGCCGCAGAAGCCAAGCTCGTGAAGGCTCATCCCGATCTCCACATCGTCACGATCTGCGTAGACATGGAGAGGGCGGGCAACCACGATGTCATCGCTGAGGTCATGAACCACAAGGAGCTCTTCCACTCCGACCGCGCACTATCCGTGGCTGGTGTGTCCACTCAGCTCTACGCGACCGGCCTGGACGCTGACCTCTGGCTGGACGCCGACACGCATGACTGGCGATACTACTCCGCAATCGGCCACCCGGTCGACCCGATCTACTCCGACCGCCGCACTCCGACCGTGTACTTCAACGAAATTCAGACGACCATGTGCAAGAAGGCACTGGCCGAGCTCAAGGGCTACTAGCCCACAACTTACTGAGATCCGCCTAGTGGCGGATAATGACTCTACCGCCGCAGGCGAGTCCCACTCCGGGGCTCGCCTGTTGCATTTTATCGTCGAACAATCGACGATCGTTCATTTTTCGACGATGATCAAATATAAAAAATTATTTCACATTATTCAAAAATTTTTTGCTTTTTAAATTCTTTTCCAAAATAGTTCGTATATACTCATCCAAAATTTGGTCTATTTCTTGCTCGATACTCTTGTCGAGCTTTAGTTTGCCAATGGTTTCAAAATCATTTTTCTCGATAAACCGCAGCGCTTTTATAAATTCGTTCGATATTTTTGTACCCCGACTGGTCGGGGCACAATTCTTGCAGATTACTCCGCCCTCTAAATTGTCCCAATAGTTCTCCCCTTCGGTGATTTTTTCTTTGCAGTTTACACACTCATAAAACTCCGGCTGAAATCCTGCTGTTTCAATAAGTTTAAGGGCAAAGGCATTGATCAAAAAGTTCTTTTCATTTTTCTCGATAAGATCGAGAATTTGCGCGAGAATTTTGTAAGTTTGCTCTGATTTTTCGTTTTCATGCAGAAAATTATCGACAAGTTCGCCGGCTACATAGGCCTTCGCCATTTTGGGAAGATCGCAGTGCAATTTTGAAAATTCAGAAATAATTTCCGCGCCGGTGATTGTATAAAAAGTTTTGCCCTCATAAAGCTGAAAATCGACAACCATAAATGGCTCCAGGTGGCCGCCAAGCCTGGATGTGGATTTTCGGACTCCGCGCGAAATCGCCTTCACCTTACCAAATCGCTCCGTTAAAATCGTCAAAATACGATCGGCTTCGCCAAAATTCATACGTTTTATTACGATTCCATTTGTTCTATATGAGTTCATTTTTGAATCGAAATATTTGAATATACAGCATAGGGCTTGTGGGATAACGTAGCCCACATCTGATCACCGAAAGAATAGTGCCACCACTCGGTAGGGTTATTTACAAACCCTTCTCCAAGCATCACCCAATACAAAAGCCGGCGATTTTCTCTGAATTCTATTTGTTCAGAATCTTCAATTTCTAATTTTTCCAAGAAATCAGTGAAAACCGACTCTTCCATTTCATCAAATTTTGCTCCCATATTGAGAAATTCTTTCGAGCCGATTTTACATAAAGTTAGATCAACAGCAGCACCAGTGGTATGCGGCGGCGGCGATTTCGGGTCAACTTCCCATGTTCCATTCTTGTTCACGTAAGCCCAAAAATTATTAACTTCGTTTTTAATTTTTTCTTCTGACCAATCCTGATGTAATTTTTTGAAATGATGCGGTGCCCACTCATCGTGCATAAATTTCTGCACCTCCGGCGGCCGGTATGTGTCGCGAACAAAAAGCTCGACTCCGGCTGGTTTTAATTCCTGATTTATTTTGACTAATTTATCCGCAACAGTTTTTCGAGCAAAAAGATTTGGTATCGCACCTAAGACCCTGCCGCCATCATCAAGTTTGAAATTGAAGTAATAATTTTCACCGGCGATGCCAAGTGTTAGAAGATCAACCACATCATCATCTTCTGGCTTGATAGGCAAATCTCTATAACCAAACTTTTGATTTCGAATATCATCAAGATTTGGTATCGGCGTATTTTTGAATTTTTCAATTTTTTGATTCATGTGCCTTAGTTCTTAATTCTGGATGTTAAAACATTTTCCACTTGTTGTAGTTGTTCTGGTGTGTTTATGCCGAGAACTTCGGTTTCGTCGGCAATTTTTACCGCACTGATTTTTTTGCCCTGATCTTTAGCCATTTTTATGACATCCGTAAGGTAATATTCACCTTGCGTATTGTTGGTTTTAATATTTGCTAGATTTTTCCAAAGCCAGAGAGAGTCGAAAACATAAAAAGCCGGATTGCATTCTGTGGTTTTTAGCTGTTCTTCATCGCAATCTTTGTGTTCAATAATTGCATCAACGTTACCTTCAGTGTTTCGAATTATCCTGCCGTAGCCTGTCGGGTCAGAGTATTCCACGGTAAGCATTGCGATCGTTGGTTTTTCATTTGTGTATAGATCGATGAGATTTTTGATCGTTTCGGGTTTGAATAATGGGGCATCGCCGCAACAAACTATGACCGCATCCGATTTGCCTTCCAGATTTACTCGCGCAGACATTGTCGCATGGCCAGTGCCGAGCTGTTCTTCCTGTACTGCATACTCAACCTGGTCTTTAAAATAATCGCGGACAATTTCTTGTTTATATCCCACAACAAGAACAATTTTCTTAAGGCCAGCATCGCATAACGATTGAATCAAATAACTTACTACCGGTTTACCATTCGCCTTAAACATGACTTTTGGGATTTCTGATCCATTTTCGCTACCCATGCGTTTCCCCTTCCCTGCCGCGAGCACAACTGCTGCAATTTCCATTTTGATTTCCTTTCAATTATTCATGCCCATTATATCAGAATTGGGCCCCGACTATTGTCGGGGCCCTGTGCTCTCCTCCTCTCTCGGCGGAGGATCACCGAGCCAATACGCGAATGGCGGCTCGGCCAGTGGGTCATCTTTGAGTATCTCGGCCCAGGTTGTCTTCTCTTCGTTTGTCATCGCTCTCATGATTTCGACACTCCTTAGCAAGACAGATGTTGCCAGCGGCCAGTGCCGTCAGCGTACGAACGCATGCACTTTCCATGGCCACAGCCGATTTCTCCGCATGCAACGCACCTTTTGAGGCTATTGCGCTCTCTGCCAGTTTTCTTGGACGGAGCATGTAAACCCGCGTCACAGTGGGGGCATTTTCCCCCGTTCGCGGTGATTCTCCAGCTGCGGTTCCTTCTGTTCTGACGCTTGCTTGTCGCCATCCTGGCCTCCTTGGCTGTTTGGTTTCGAAAAGCTTAACCGGTTTAAGCCCTTCGAGCCAAAAACAAAAAACCGCCCTAGTGGCGGCCTTTTGAAAAATATTTTTAAATCAAATTAAATAAGCCGCCGAGTAGTCGGAATAAGTAGATTGACTTGAATTGCGCGGCATTTGATATTCATATTGAGTTGATATTACCCTTTATTCATATAGTTTGCAATATCGGCAAACTTCTTGCCGGCTAGCGATTGGTTGGTTGCCCAGTCCTCTTCGGTAACTTCTCTCCCAAACCATTTTGGTTTTTCAAACGACTTGGCAGTTTCTTCGTCTGTAGTCGACACCTCGATCAGTGCCAAACCGTCAAGATCGCCTTCAAACTCATCAATCATTATCTCAAGGCTGGGATCATCTTTGTATGCATATCTTTTCTTTTTAATGGTTTTCGTCACCACTTTCCAGATTCGGTCAAACTCTTCCTTGTTGATTTCAACTTCAAATTCTTCCCTGTATCGCTTATCGCCAGGGATCGCCATCAATTTTCTGGTGATAAAAAACTTGTCTCCAATTTTTCGGACACGTGTGGCATCCTCAGCATTTGAAAGGTAGCCCTGCTCTATCTCTGATGATTTTAGTTTGCCAAGTTCCGGTAATTCCGTTGCCAAATAGGTCGATTCGATGTTAATCATGTTCCTCCTAATTTGTATTCTTAAAATTCAATCTCTTTGAAGTAGCTTCAAACTCGCCTGCAATATCATCGGTTAGTAATCTTGCATTAATCATATCTCGCACAGCATG
The window above is part of the Patescibacteria group bacterium genome. Proteins encoded here:
- a CDS encoding UDP-N-acetylglucosamine--N-acetylmuramyl-(pentapeptide) pyrophosphoryl-undecaprenol N-acetylglucosamine transferase, which encodes MRKKRIILISSSTGGHALPVLEIYDELRENGAEPIIFHSGSKIELELFKNTKSIKILSGKLHRRFSLINFWEGLKLIVGFIQSFILLVYFRPRSIFSKGGFCALPVLSNANLLRIPFSLHESDSIIGLTNKLFLNRASKVFLSFPLSIYSEKLPPNAIYSGLIVRKSISNTKRKTSYNAKPQIFITGGSQGAVSMNNLIFEILPSLLKKYDIVHQVGRHSYEKAVKINETLENRDGEYYFFDFSMQKGEKAMISSDLIICRAGANTIGELAALSKAAILIPYRYASADHQLKNAKFFERANAAILLREENLNGKTLMDRIEYLLSDNKNLQTLGQNCSKAIKHDGLCEISQFLLKDMKD
- the ftsW gene encoding putative lipid II flippase FtsW, whose protein sequence is MKSRVNFRKKRSDYVLSIVIFALVLFGLIMIYSVSKYYSLQVTNGITDKYWLSRQVLFVILGLITWTIFQAIDYRVWEKYSKYMLYVTIGLLLLPIFVGFSEGNTAQRWIGLGTASFQPAEMAKITLIIYLASWFSKKKDSEIDSLTIPFFIVMIVISLIMLVQKDLGTLTVMLGIAAAMFFMSGVSLQNIAFGGGIGALLVYLAIKLEPYRLERLTAFINPNSDASGAGYHIRNALIAVGSGGLFGLGFGQSRQKYLYLPEAHTDSIFAIISEELGFFRSALFVLIFGFVALRGYKIAKNAPDKFSSLMAIGITTWFFWQAFINIGAMLSILPLTGIPLPFISYGGSSLLFLMAATGILVNISKEA
- the murD gene encoding UDP-N-acetylmuramoyl-L-alanine--D-glutamate ligase produces the protein MKNFRFKDKKVAVLGLGIEGVALSAFLVNKCESVTLLDQKEEDDLRKNQDLPGISEILDNPTFSKIFGKEYLFNLKRFDVIFRSPGIPYLSPEIQEAKANGVEISSQIKLFFELCPASIIGVTGTKGKGTTASLIYDILKKKTPKESLWDQKSGNINKVFFAGNIGHPAISLIDEISEVDTAILELSSFQLQDLNLSPHIAVITNISIDHLDYHKDENEYHEAKESIVKFQNKNDFAVINQDYLTSFEFASLTSGKTYYFSGENSVDEGAFIRKLQNPNAKLRTKEDQNDVYEVVLRIDDKEEIICGSDEIKLVGRHNLENVAAASITSMLAGASIDEIRDGVKNFDPLPHRLEFVREINGVKIYNDSFATNPDPTMAAINSFSSEKILILGGSSKGANFDELAEKIVHGNVAGVVLIGDEAKKIKNSLEKYNFPGEIVCANHDFKKAIFESLRIAKPGSIIIFSPACASFDMFKNYKDRGNKFKEMIAQAK
- the mraY gene encoding phospho-N-acetylmuramoyl-pentapeptide-transferase; amino-acid sequence: MEIIKIFIPDLTRLLWLSVISFLIAVAWTPVFTNFLYKNNLGKRIRESKNAPIMASLHAKKAGTPTMGGILIWVTTALLTLIFNLERSATWLPLFCLVATGIVGAVDDLMNIRGQGPNGGGMRFRDKFLLYAVIAATGAWWFYVKLGWDSIHVPGFGDYVIGAWYIPLFIIALVWMAFSSNETDGLDGLAGGIFALAYFAYAVIALTQGKVELAAFCGTVMGALLAFLWFNIPPARFFMGDTGSMALGLTLGVIAFLTNSVIVLPIITLIFTIEGLSFIVQFLSKKLRNGKKIFLSSPIHHHFEAIGWPEYKITMRFWIIGAVSTIAGLVIALLGTGK
- a CDS encoding penicillin-binding protein 2, which encodes MNSQNKLINRFKVISVLAVIMVAVILWRMFEKQILQHSEYIALAEGQQRFETTDIAQRGRIYVHDSIGGEDSLYPLAFDVKSFSLWVVPKQVIDKEKTADELSALVGVDSKTIFDEINNDKLYVPPIKKGMSYELSDQIKAKKFSGVFIMPEYSRYYPELTLASQLLGFVNAEGKGNYGFEGHYDKELQGTSGQTIGEKDTLGRVINLLEQKDPKDGTSYVLTIDRSVQYYVERTLRESLTKYQADSGTIIIMDVKTGGIVAMANEPGYDPNQYRIVAKDNSNIFMNPAISGLYEPGSIMKPITMAGALDSGAVTPDTTETFGSEVEIGGYTIHTAEGKAFGTENMSQIIQNSDNIGMAWVSEKEGKDNIYKYLNEFNILNKTNIDLDGEVEGSVPPFKQWQDINRATIAFGQGVSVTPLEMVCAYTAIANKGKYIYPHVVDKILNSDGTETQIQKTEGKQVVKTETAAQVTEMLKSVFATGHDQKAAIPGVEIAVKTGTAQVPKPEGGYEEGIFNHSFMGFAPANDPRFVMLVKLDKPKAATYAESTSAPVWGQIGNFLVNYYYKLVPNKPSN